From Halobacillus sp. Marseille-Q1614, the proteins below share one genomic window:
- a CDS encoding AraC family transcriptional regulator produces MMIADRDQQEAAGLNWLVDKYSFPISESKQISELAEVMAVLENERPDVLCLELDMVPEEKWDMMKTFIDRYVHEVIAVTAESTFERAMQAMSIKALDLWVKPLSPNSVKRSLQQAFHKLSNSVRALEDNYSVPSIRYESLFMEDHLSFQYPVYLVKTESMDDLAVLRSFIDQFDFYYQPLVFSTSDRIALVFQEYISEPLKQAQNFMQEWDREVGKPLVIAVHSEPGEESLHQIYMKLRQVMETTFFTGYQQVLTKVYEWQDMDPFLTMTEQRTWVYMLDEGRRDQIKSWLYEQFFNINPPYPDPGLLRTRLTSILAQVRRFMIRKGMIDEENEKMYKRVFDSILYSPVLYRIVQDLILFINDLLGVIAETPGPGKKDAIEEAIVYMEEHYRKAELTLQDVADHVQRNPSYLSYLFMKRYGRSFREVLSTIRIQEAKELLVASDDTIQLIADQTGYSSPNYFSRVFKQATGKTPNQYRRRH; encoded by the coding sequence ATGATGATTGCTGACAGGGATCAGCAGGAAGCGGCGGGTCTTAACTGGCTGGTTGATAAATATTCGTTTCCTATTTCCGAGTCTAAACAGATCTCGGAGCTGGCAGAGGTTATGGCAGTCCTGGAAAATGAGCGCCCGGACGTGCTCTGTCTTGAACTCGATATGGTCCCGGAAGAAAAGTGGGACATGATGAAGACGTTTATTGACCGTTATGTCCATGAAGTGATAGCGGTGACAGCTGAATCTACTTTTGAGCGGGCGATGCAGGCGATGAGTATTAAAGCTTTGGATTTATGGGTCAAGCCGCTGTCTCCAAATTCAGTAAAGCGATCGCTTCAGCAGGCCTTCCATAAGCTTTCGAACAGTGTCCGGGCTTTAGAAGACAATTACTCTGTGCCGTCCATCCGTTACGAATCACTTTTTATGGAAGACCACCTCTCCTTTCAATACCCTGTATATCTCGTGAAAACGGAATCTATGGACGATCTCGCCGTTTTGCGTTCGTTTATCGATCAGTTCGATTTTTATTACCAGCCGCTCGTTTTCTCTACAAGTGACCGGATTGCCCTTGTGTTTCAGGAGTATATTTCTGAACCGTTAAAGCAGGCACAGAACTTTATGCAGGAATGGGATCGTGAAGTTGGAAAGCCGCTCGTGATCGCCGTGCATTCTGAACCAGGGGAAGAATCCCTTCACCAAATTTATATGAAGCTTCGTCAGGTCATGGAGACGACCTTTTTCACCGGATACCAGCAGGTGCTTACAAAAGTATACGAGTGGCAGGACATGGATCCATTTTTAACGATGACAGAGCAGCGGACCTGGGTCTACATGCTCGATGAAGGGCGGAGAGACCAGATCAAAAGCTGGCTCTATGAACAATTCTTTAACATCAATCCTCCTTATCCCGATCCCGGGCTGCTTCGAACGAGGTTAACGAGCATCTTAGCTCAGGTTCGCCGCTTCATGATTCGAAAAGGGATGATAGATGAAGAGAATGAAAAGATGTATAAACGAGTGTTTGACAGTATCTTGTACAGCCCTGTCCTTTATCGGATCGTCCAGGATCTTATCTTGTTTATTAATGATTTACTAGGGGTGATTGCTGAAACGCCGGGCCCTGGGAAAAAGGATGCAATCGAAGAAGCGATTGTATATATGGAAGAACATTATCGAAAGGCTGAATTGACTCTTCAGGACGTAGCCGACCATGTGCAGCGCAATCCTTCTTATTTAAGCTATCTTTTTATGAAGCGATACGGACGTTCATTCCGCGAGGTATTAAGTACGATTCGAATTCAGGAGGCGAAAGAGCTGCTTGTTGCTTCTGATGATACGATTCAGTTAATAGCTGATCAAACGGGTTATTCAAGTCCTAATTATTTCAGCCGGGTATTTAAACAAGCTACCGGTAAGACGCCAAATCAATACCGCCGGCGTCATTAG
- the hutI gene encoding imidazolonepropionase — translation MGDSLLIKNAAQLITMKGHSDKPAVRSAMSDLDVIENGAVYIEEGKIFEAGPSEEICAKYEADKQIDASGKVVTPGLIDPHTHLVHAGTRENEYAMRLKGKTYMEIMEAGGGIHATTRATQEASHEELYEQSKKRLNKFLLHGVTTVEAKSGYGLTLEHEMKQLEVAKKLNEDHPVDIISTFMGAHAIPMAEKENPEPFIDRVINEMIPKAAEQKLAVFNDVFCERGVFTPDQSKRILEAGKEHGLIPKIHADEIEPYAGAELAASVGAISADHLLKASEQGIKDMAEAGVIGVLLPGTAFFLMAEFAHARKMIDAGVAVALSTDANPGSSPTISLPFIMNLGCLKMGMTPEEVITATTINAAHAIGQAKEAGSLEAGKKADLTIFDVPNYLTLSYQYGMNHVDTVIKGGKPLVVGGQLQ, via the coding sequence ATGGGAGATTCATTATTAATTAAAAATGCGGCGCAGCTGATTACGATGAAGGGGCATTCGGATAAACCGGCTGTCCGCTCCGCCATGTCGGATTTAGATGTAATTGAAAATGGGGCTGTTTATATCGAAGAAGGAAAAATTTTTGAAGCGGGACCGAGTGAAGAGATCTGTGCGAAATATGAAGCAGATAAGCAGATAGACGCTTCTGGAAAAGTAGTTACGCCAGGATTAATCGATCCGCACACTCACCTCGTCCACGCCGGCACAAGGGAAAATGAGTATGCGATGAGACTTAAAGGAAAAACATACATGGAGATTATGGAAGCTGGCGGAGGAATACATGCCACTACACGGGCGACTCAGGAAGCAAGCCATGAAGAACTTTATGAACAGTCGAAAAAGCGTCTCAATAAATTTTTATTGCACGGGGTTACGACTGTCGAAGCAAAAAGCGGCTATGGACTGACACTTGAACATGAAATGAAGCAGCTTGAAGTAGCCAAAAAGCTGAACGAAGATCACCCGGTAGATATCATTTCTACCTTTATGGGGGCTCACGCAATCCCGATGGCGGAAAAAGAAAACCCAGAGCCGTTTATCGATCGAGTCATTAATGAAATGATTCCGAAGGCAGCGGAGCAGAAGTTGGCCGTGTTCAATGATGTGTTCTGTGAAAGAGGAGTTTTCACCCCGGACCAGTCGAAGCGGATCTTAGAAGCCGGCAAGGAGCATGGCTTAATTCCAAAAATACATGCTGATGAAATCGAGCCTTATGCAGGTGCAGAGTTAGCCGCCTCTGTCGGTGCCATTTCAGCTGATCACCTTTTAAAAGCTTCTGAACAAGGAATTAAGGATATGGCAGAAGCGGGAGTCATCGGAGTACTGCTTCCGGGAACCGCCTTTTTCCTTATGGCTGAATTTGCGCATGCCAGAAAAATGATCGATGCTGGTGTGGCCGTCGCGCTTTCGACCGACGCCAACCCTGGTTCGTCTCCAACGATTTCTCTGCCATTCATTATGAACCTCGGCTGTTTGAAAATGGGGATGACGCCTGAAGAGGTGATCACAGCAACAACCATTAATGCGGCTCATGCGATCGGTCAGGCAAAAGAAGCAGGAAGCTTAGAGGCTGGTAAAAAAGCGGACCTTACGATTTTTGATGTTCCTAACTATTTAACACTTTCCTATCAATACGGTATGAACCATGTAGATACCGTTATAAAAGGTGGTAAGCCGCTGGTAGTGGGAGGACAGCTGCAATGA
- a CDS encoding YjiH family protein encodes MESVKTETPINPTVTPRSSVWKFFIFSFIGVVTFFIPMTINGTSSILLDHIVTYLQTSFSAVVPYYALAVIILGAVYPFAAGSWNKDAVNVVLSIFKVLGVAVASMLIFGFGPAWLFSPDMGPFLFEKLVIPVGLLVPVGAVFLALLVGYGLLEFIGVILQPVMRPIWKTPGRSAIDAVASFVGSYSIGLLITNRVFKEGKYNIKEATIIATGFSTVSATFMIVVAKTLGLMDIWNTYFWVTLFVTFAVTAITVRIWPLNKMSEEYYVGKEDPEEVIKVNRVKAAWTQAMQAAEKSPSLAKNVWMNLKDGFIMTMAILPSILSVGLLGLVLAEFTPVFDILGYIFYPFTLLMQVPEPLLAAKASAIEIAEMFLPALLAADAPLVTKFVIGTVSISAVLFFSALIPCILSTEIPVSIPKLIVIWIERTILTIIIVTPIAYLLL; translated from the coding sequence ATGGAATCTGTCAAAACGGAAACGCCGATTAATCCCACCGTAACTCCTCGTTCTAGTGTCTGGAAATTTTTTATATTCAGCTTCATTGGTGTGGTCACATTTTTTATTCCAATGACGATCAATGGAACTTCTTCTATTTTACTTGACCATATCGTTACTTATCTTCAAACATCGTTCTCTGCTGTTGTCCCTTACTATGCGCTAGCTGTTATTATTTTAGGGGCTGTTTACCCGTTTGCTGCTGGTTCTTGGAATAAAGATGCTGTTAATGTTGTGTTATCTATCTTCAAGGTGCTAGGGGTAGCAGTTGCTTCTATGTTAATTTTCGGTTTCGGACCAGCCTGGCTGTTTAGTCCTGACATGGGACCGTTCCTTTTTGAAAAGCTTGTTATTCCTGTTGGTTTATTAGTTCCAGTTGGTGCCGTGTTTCTAGCGCTACTTGTCGGATACGGCCTTCTTGAATTTATCGGAGTCATTCTTCAGCCTGTTATGCGTCCAATTTGGAAAACTCCCGGGCGCTCAGCTATCGATGCTGTCGCTTCATTTGTCGGGAGTTATTCGATCGGCCTTCTAATTACGAACCGCGTATTTAAAGAAGGAAAATACAATATTAAGGAAGCTACGATTATTGCCACAGGTTTCTCTACCGTTTCTGCTACTTTTATGATCGTTGTAGCGAAAACGCTTGGCTTAATGGACATCTGGAATACGTACTTCTGGGTGACGCTCTTTGTTACTTTTGCAGTTACTGCGATTACCGTCCGGATTTGGCCGCTGAATAAGATGAGTGAAGAATATTATGTAGGGAAAGAAGATCCTGAGGAAGTGATTAAGGTGAATCGGGTAAAAGCTGCGTGGACTCAAGCTATGCAGGCAGCTGAGAAATCTCCTTCCTTAGCTAAAAATGTCTGGATGAACTTAAAAGACGGTTTTATTATGACGATGGCGATTCTTCCCTCGATTTTATCGGTTGGTCTGCTCGGCTTAGTCCTTGCTGAATTTACGCCGGTCTTTGATATTTTAGGGTATATCTTTTATCCATTCACACTGCTGATGCAGGTGCCGGAACCGTTATTGGCTGCCAAAGCTTCTGCTATTGAAATTGCGGAAATGTTTTTACCGGCACTACTCGCAGCAGATGCTCCGCTGGTTACTAAATTTGTAATTGGCACAGTTTCGATATCGGCTGTCTTGTTCTTTTCTGCACTGATTCCTTGTATTCTATCAACAGAAATCCCTGTCAGTATTCCAAAGCTGATCGTCATCTGGATTGAACGGACGATACTTACGATTATTATCGTGACGCCGATCGCCTATCTTTTACTATAA
- the hutH gene encoding histidine ammonia-lyase yields MIVLNGLNLTLEQMKRILYNNEPISIDPASMEKVRQSREAVERIVAVQKTVYGINTGFGKFSDVRIREEDVDNLQLHLIRSHACALGDPFPEKVSKAMVVLRLNALLKGFSGVRPCIVNRLCDLANNDLIPVIPSQGSLGASGDLAPLSHLALVLIGEGEVHDEGKIRPTKQVYQEQGYLPLDLKAKEGLALINGTQAMTAMGVVNYIEAERLIDQCDWIGAMTLEALEGIIDAFHPAIHEARGYPEQIEVAKRIRHLTQGSRLITHQGEKRVQDAYSLRCIPQVHGASRQSLGYVKEKLEIEMNAATDNPLILENGQTIVSGGNFHGQPIALAMDFLKISAAEMANISERRIERLVNPQLNDLPGFLSPDPGLQSGAMIMQYAAASLVSENKTLAHPASVDSIPSSANQEDHVSMGTTAARHCYQIIRNAQKVAAIELICAMQALEYRGISLASGSARELFSKGRTVVPSITEDRVFSKDIEALDEWLISGRFDWSVQTSSVAN; encoded by the coding sequence ATGATTGTCTTAAACGGTTTGAACTTAACTTTAGAACAAATGAAGAGAATTTTATATAATAATGAGCCGATTTCTATTGATCCGGCAAGCATGGAGAAAGTAAGACAAAGCCGGGAAGCTGTCGAAAGAATTGTGGCGGTGCAGAAAACGGTATACGGAATAAACACAGGATTTGGGAAGTTCAGCGATGTACGGATTCGTGAGGAAGATGTCGATAACCTCCAGCTTCATTTAATTCGTTCACACGCCTGCGCTCTTGGAGATCCTTTTCCGGAAAAAGTAAGCAAAGCGATGGTCGTTCTGCGGCTGAATGCACTGCTGAAAGGATTTTCCGGCGTAAGACCCTGCATCGTCAACCGCCTGTGTGACCTTGCCAATAATGACCTGATTCCGGTCATCCCTAGTCAAGGATCGCTTGGCGCGTCAGGCGACCTCGCTCCGCTTTCCCACCTTGCTTTAGTTCTGATCGGTGAAGGGGAAGTCCATGATGAAGGAAAAATTAGACCGACAAAGCAGGTTTATCAGGAGCAGGGTTACCTGCCTTTAGATTTAAAAGCGAAGGAGGGGCTTGCACTGATCAATGGCACTCAGGCGATGACGGCGATGGGAGTAGTGAATTATATAGAAGCTGAACGGCTCATCGATCAATGTGATTGGATCGGAGCGATGACGCTTGAGGCTTTAGAAGGAATCATCGATGCATTCCATCCTGCCATTCACGAAGCCCGCGGCTACCCTGAACAAATAGAAGTAGCCAAAAGAATCCGTCATTTGACGCAAGGGAGCAGGCTGATCACACATCAAGGCGAAAAAAGGGTACAGGATGCATACTCCCTCAGGTGCATCCCTCAAGTTCACGGTGCTTCCAGGCAGAGCCTCGGATACGTAAAAGAGAAATTGGAAATTGAAATGAATGCGGCTACGGATAACCCGCTCATCCTCGAAAATGGGCAGACAATCGTCTCAGGAGGGAATTTTCACGGGCAGCCGATTGCTTTAGCGATGGACTTTTTAAAAATATCAGCAGCGGAAATGGCGAATATATCGGAGCGCCGCATCGAAAGGCTGGTCAACCCGCAGTTAAATGATCTGCCGGGCTTTCTAAGTCCTGATCCCGGCCTGCAGTCGGGAGCGATGATCATGCAGTATGCTGCCGCATCGCTCGTGTCGGAAAATAAAACACTTGCTCATCCGGCCAGCGTTGATTCGATTCCTTCCTCCGCTAACCAGGAAGACCATGTCAGTATGGGAACGACGGCAGCCCGCCATTGTTATCAAATCATCAGAAATGCTCAGAAAGTGGCCGCAATTGAATTGATTTGTGCCATGCAGGCGCTTGAGTACCGTGGGATTTCATTAGCATCTGGAAGCGCAAGAGAACTGTTTTCTAAAGGAAGAACAGTAGTCCCTTCGATAACAGAAGATCGAGTTTTTTCAAAGGATATTGAAGCACTGGACGAATGGCTCATTAGCGGCCGGTTTGACTGGTCTGTACAAACGTCATCAGTGGCTAACTAA
- the hutU gene encoding urocanate hydratase: protein MSKTQPSRVKQYSGTELHTKGWIQEAALRMLSNNLHPDVAENPDDLVVYGGIGKAARNWDAYEAIVESLQKLENDETLLIQSGKPVAVFRSHTDAPKVLIANSNLVPAWADWEHFHELDRKGLMMYGQMTAGSWIYIGSQGIVQGTYETFAECAKQHFKDGLKGTITLTAGLGGMGGAQPLAVTLNGGVCIAIEIDPHRIQRRLDTKYLDTSTDSLQEAIKLAEEARRQRKALSIGLLGNAAELLPEMIEKGFVPDVLTDQTSAHDPLNGYIPVDMTLEAAAKLRKADENKYIRLSKQSIAAHVKAILDMQRKGAVTFDYGNNIRQVAKDEGVQDAFNFPGFVPAYIRPQFCEGKGPFRWVALSGDPEDIYKTDEVILREFSYNKHLCNWIRMAREKISFQGLPARICWLGYGERARFGKIINDMVASGELNAPIVIGRDHLDSGSVASPNRETEAMKDGSDAVADWPILNAMINSVGGASWVSVHHGGGVGMGYSLHAGMVIVADGTKEAEQRLERVLTTDPGMGVVRHVDAGYELAEKTAVEKGIQIPMLKKKQ from the coding sequence ATGTCTAAAACACAACCAAGCAGAGTGAAACAATACAGCGGTACAGAGCTTCATACAAAGGGATGGATTCAAGAGGCGGCCTTGCGGATGCTGAGTAATAACCTGCACCCTGATGTAGCCGAAAATCCCGATGATCTTGTTGTCTATGGAGGGATTGGCAAAGCTGCCCGCAACTGGGACGCTTATGAAGCTATTGTTGAGTCGCTTCAAAAGCTGGAAAACGATGAAACTTTATTGATCCAGTCTGGAAAACCTGTTGCTGTTTTTCGATCTCATACAGATGCACCAAAAGTGTTAATCGCCAATTCGAATCTCGTACCGGCCTGGGCGGATTGGGAGCATTTTCACGAGCTCGATCGAAAAGGACTCATGATGTATGGACAAATGACGGCAGGCAGCTGGATATATATTGGCAGCCAGGGGATTGTTCAAGGGACGTATGAAACATTTGCCGAATGTGCGAAGCAGCACTTTAAAGACGGCTTAAAAGGGACGATTACATTAACGGCCGGACTTGGAGGAATGGGCGGAGCTCAGCCGTTAGCCGTTACGTTAAATGGCGGCGTTTGTATCGCCATTGAAATAGACCCGCACCGGATTCAGCGCCGGCTGGATACGAAATACTTAGACACTTCTACAGACAGTCTTCAGGAAGCAATTAAACTGGCGGAAGAAGCTCGTCGCCAAAGAAAAGCATTATCTATCGGTCTGTTAGGAAACGCGGCTGAGCTTTTGCCGGAAATGATTGAAAAAGGGTTCGTGCCTGATGTGTTAACAGACCAGACTTCCGCTCATGATCCTCTCAATGGCTATATACCAGTGGATATGACGCTGGAGGCTGCAGCAAAGCTTCGAAAAGCAGATGAAAACAAATATATTCGCCTGTCAAAACAGAGCATTGCGGCTCATGTGAAAGCGATACTTGATATGCAGAGAAAAGGCGCCGTCACTTTTGACTATGGAAACAACATTCGCCAGGTTGCTAAGGATGAAGGAGTGCAGGATGCTTTTAATTTCCCTGGCTTTGTACCTGCCTATATCCGTCCACAGTTCTGTGAAGGAAAGGGGCCGTTTCGATGGGTAGCTTTATCAGGAGATCCGGAAGATATTTATAAGACGGATGAAGTGATTTTACGGGAGTTCAGCTATAATAAGCACCTTTGCAATTGGATACGTATGGCTCGGGAAAAAATTAGTTTTCAAGGATTGCCGGCTAGGATTTGCTGGCTCGGTTACGGCGAAAGAGCCCGCTTTGGGAAAATCATTAATGATATGGTAGCAAGCGGGGAGTTAAACGCTCCAATTGTTATTGGTCGTGATCACCTGGATTCAGGGTCGGTTGCCTCGCCAAACCGTGAGACAGAAGCGATGAAAGACGGCAGTGATGCGGTCGCGGACTGGCCGATTTTAAATGCAATGATCAACAGTGTGGGCGGTGCCAGCTGGGTGAGTGTCCACCACGGAGGCGGTGTCGGTATGGGGTATTCTCTGCATGCTGGGATGGTTATTGTTGCGGACGGAACGAAGGAAGCCGAGCAGCGTCTTGAACGAGTACTTACGACCGATCCAGGGATGGGAGTGGTCCGCCACGTGGACGCCGGCTATGAATTAGCTGAAAAGACGGCAGTCGAGAAGGGAATTCAAATTCCGATGTTAAAGAAAAAACAGTAG
- the hutP gene encoding hut operon transcriptional regulator HutP — translation MTQKIPIGKLAMLVASLTPEELEPFADQLKDVDYCQGKSGSMNMQKVISAVETSAKRNQIISDELYRETHALYHAILEALEGVMRGQMAAGDMMRTVGLRFAIVRGSPYEKLDEGEWLAVAFYGTIGAPVKGLEHETFGLGINHIG, via the coding sequence ATGACTCAAAAAATTCCAATAGGGAAGCTGGCAATGCTTGTAGCATCGCTGACACCCGAAGAGCTGGAGCCGTTTGCTGATCAGTTAAAAGACGTTGACTACTGTCAAGGTAAATCAGGTTCTATGAACATGCAGAAGGTCATATCAGCTGTTGAAACATCAGCGAAGAGAAATCAAATTATTTCGGATGAACTTTATCGTGAAACACATGCTCTCTATCACGCGATTTTAGAAGCGCTGGAAGGCGTTATGCGCGGGCAGATGGCTGCCGGCGATATGATGAGAACCGTAGGACTAAGGTTTGCGATTGTGCGAGGATCGCCATACGAGAAGCTGGATGAAGGAGAATGGCTCGCCGTCGCGTTTTACGGAACCATTGGAGCACCGGTAAAAGGGCTCGAACACGAAACGTTCGGTCTGGGAATAAATCATATAGGGTAG
- a CDS encoding agmatinase family protein, giving the protein MSGYPYPMLEPPMMIYPKQTDQTRDLKVHEWIENAGSSTPEWEKYDVTILGVPLSKSSISTSAASDNPEAMRQVWKSFGTYNLDEDIDLAELNAIDLGNVKQHATDIPSTHEKIKEAMAAMRTHHPHTLPISLGGDHSITAMLIKGWKQVHSNETIGILQLDTHFDLRDLNEFGPANGTPIRNLIESGAVKGAHVHNIGLHGFFNAKELKDYANEHGINYVTMKQARNKKMAFVIQEALDQLSQEVDTIYLTVDMDVLDITHNPAAPAATPGGMYTHELFEAVQLAGEYQKVKAMDIVCLDPRKDIGGMAVKSAVHVMLSFLTGVCKRKGRYSS; this is encoded by the coding sequence ATGAGCGGGTACCCATATCCGATGCTTGAACCTCCCATGATGATCTATCCGAAGCAGACAGATCAGACGAGAGATTTAAAAGTTCATGAGTGGATCGAAAATGCAGGCAGCTCAACGCCCGAATGGGAGAAGTATGATGTAACCATTCTTGGTGTCCCCCTTTCCAAATCGTCGATCAGCACCTCTGCGGCGAGTGATAACCCTGAAGCGATGCGGCAGGTTTGGAAATCGTTTGGTACCTACAATTTGGATGAAGATATCGATTTAGCTGAGTTGAATGCGATCGATTTAGGAAATGTAAAACAGCATGCTACAGATATTCCTTCAACCCACGAAAAAATTAAAGAAGCGATGGCTGCGATGAGAACTCATCATCCGCACACTCTGCCGATTTCTCTTGGAGGCGACCACTCGATCACCGCCATGCTGATTAAAGGGTGGAAGCAGGTTCATTCTAATGAAACGATAGGAATCCTGCAGCTTGATACCCATTTTGATTTGCGCGATTTAAATGAATTCGGCCCGGCTAATGGTACCCCGATCCGCAATCTGATTGAAAGCGGTGCGGTTAAAGGGGCACATGTTCACAATATTGGGCTTCACGGATTTTTTAATGCAAAAGAACTCAAAGACTATGCCAATGAACACGGCATTAATTATGTGACGATGAAACAGGCGCGGAATAAGAAAATGGCTTTTGTGATCCAAGAGGCTTTAGATCAATTAAGCCAGGAAGTTGATACGATTTATTTAACCGTAGATATGGATGTGCTGGATATCACCCACAATCCGGCAGCTCCAGCAGCGACGCCTGGGGGGATGTATACTCACGAACTATTTGAAGCTGTACAGTTAGCCGGAGAGTATCAGAAGGTAAAAGCGATGGATATCGTCTGTCTGGATCCTCGAAAAGATATAGGAGGCATGGCGGTTAAAAGCGCTGTGCATGTGATGCTCTCATTTTTAACAGGTGTTTGTAAAAGGAAGGGGAGATATTCCTCTTAA
- a CDS encoding CoA-acylating methylmalonate-semialdehyde dehydrogenase: MTQTTVKEIKNYIGGEWVEAATTRTEEVYNPATGEVIAHVPISTQEDVDRAVQSAKEAFQEWKEVAVPRRARILFKFQQLLVDHWDELAEIVTIENGKNFKEAKGEVQRGIENVEFAAGAPTLMMGDQLPSIAAGLDSAVYRYPIGVVGGITPFNFPMMVPAWMFPMAIVTGNTFVLKPSERTPLLANRLAELLKEAGLPDGVFNIVHGAHDVVNGLLDHKDVPAISFVGSQPVAEYVYKRGTENLKRVQALAGAKNHSIVLEDANIDNATTQILNAAFGSAGERCMAASVVAVEESVADEFIEMLSQKANEVTIGNGMDEGIFLGPVIRENHKERTLNYIETGEKEGATLVRDGRTDEEARREGYFVGPTIFDNVTTEMKIWQDEIFAPVLSITRVRDLEDAVRLTNQSRFANGACLFTKDGGKVRQFRETIDAGMLGVNIGVPAPMAFFPFSGWKDSFYGDLHANGKDGLEFYTRKKVLTSRWV; the protein is encoded by the coding sequence ATGACACAAACAACTGTAAAGGAAATTAAAAACTATATCGGCGGTGAGTGGGTGGAAGCAGCCACCACCAGGACGGAGGAAGTATATAATCCGGCAACGGGAGAAGTTATCGCTCATGTGCCAATTTCAACACAGGAAGATGTGGACAGGGCCGTGCAGAGCGCGAAGGAAGCATTTCAGGAGTGGAAAGAGGTAGCTGTACCGCGCAGAGCACGAATTCTGTTTAAGTTCCAGCAGCTGCTTGTTGATCATTGGGATGAGCTGGCGGAGATTGTTACAATAGAAAACGGAAAAAACTTTAAAGAGGCAAAAGGCGAGGTTCAGCGCGGAATTGAGAATGTTGAATTTGCGGCGGGGGCGCCAACGTTAATGATGGGCGATCAGCTGCCTTCTATAGCAGCAGGACTCGATTCAGCCGTTTATCGTTATCCGATTGGAGTCGTCGGAGGGATTACACCATTTAATTTTCCAATGATGGTGCCGGCCTGGATGTTCCCAATGGCGATTGTAACAGGGAATACGTTTGTTCTAAAACCATCCGAACGCACACCGCTGCTCGCCAATCGTCTTGCTGAGCTATTAAAAGAAGCGGGACTGCCTGATGGCGTATTCAACATTGTACACGGTGCGCACGATGTCGTGAACGGACTGCTTGATCATAAAGATGTCCCTGCCATCTCATTTGTAGGCTCACAGCCGGTGGCCGAATATGTGTATAAACGCGGTACGGAGAACTTAAAACGTGTTCAGGCATTAGCAGGTGCGAAAAATCATTCTATCGTATTGGAAGATGCCAACATCGATAATGCGACCACACAGATTTTAAATGCTGCATTTGGATCAGCCGGGGAGCGCTGTATGGCCGCTTCTGTAGTAGCAGTTGAAGAATCGGTGGCTGATGAATTTATTGAAATGCTTAGTCAAAAAGCAAATGAAGTAACGATTGGAAATGGAATGGACGAAGGAATTTTTCTCGGACCAGTCATTCGCGAAAATCACAAAGAACGGACATTGAACTATATCGAAACAGGGGAAAAAGAAGGCGCTACTCTCGTCCGCGATGGTCGGACTGATGAAGAAGCAAGAAGAGAAGGCTATTTTGTAGGACCAACTATTTTTGATAATGTCACAACAGAAATGAAGATCTGGCAGGATGAAATTTTCGCGCCTGTACTTTCTATCACTCGTGTAAGAGATCTGGAGGACGCCGTGAGGTTAACCAATCAGTCCCGCTTTGCTAACGGAGCCTGCTTATTTACGAAGGATGGAGGAAAGGTAAGGCAGTTCCGTGAAACCATTGACGCCGGCATGCTTGGTGTAAATATCGGTGTTCCTGCCCCTATGGCCTTTTTCCCATTCTCGGGATGGAAGGATTCTTTTTACGGAGATTTGCATGCGAATGGAAAAGACGGTCTTGAATTCTATACGAGAAAAAAGGTATTAACATCACGCTGGGTATAA